The following are encoded together in the Campylobacter concisus genome:
- a CDS encoding hotdog domain-containing protein has translation MKIRIDYEDTDAGGIVYHTNYMKFCERARSEAVFQAGLNFTKEGGYVVVSSLEAKFIASA, from the coding sequence GTGAAAATACGAATCGACTACGAAGATACCGATGCGGGTGGTATAGTCTATCATACAAACTACATGAAATTTTGCGAACGAGCCAGAAGCGAAGCAGTTTTTCAGGCTGGGCTAAATTTCACAAAAGAGGGCGGATACGTTGTAGTTTCGTCGCTTGAGGCTAAATTTATAGCTTCTGCTG